Proteins encoded together in one Rhizobium bangladeshense window:
- a CDS encoding NAD(P)H-hydrate dehydratase, with amino-acid sequence MSNYLSDLLVKPAEMSAIDAAAAASGIDSFSLMERAGAAAAAAALRLYPGALRFVALCGPGNNGGDAYVAARHLRESGATVALFHLGDPAKLKGDAARARAGCLLEGQKIGLYRPQDGDVVIDGLFGAGLGRAVPADVADLIGRVAEAGIAVLAIDLPSGVDGRTGKVLGSAFRARNTVTFMTRKPGHLLMPGRELCGELEVFDIGIPARIIRAGAGGAIAENTPDAWKGVLPAEQLETHKYKRGHLVVFSGEADKTGAARMSAVSGLKAGAGLVTIAAPEAAMAANAAHLTAVMLRAVEDEADLAEWLSDKRLQTFVLGPGFGIGARARGFVTALADRRLVLDADGISSFKDDPQQLFGLFRGEPRLVLTPHEGEFSRLFPDIGSDEALGKVDKAVAAARRANAAIVYKGADTVIASPDGRALINTNAPAWLATAGSGDVLAGIIGGLLAQGLPAFEAAAAGVWLHGAAGQRAGKGLTAEDLPAAVLPL; translated from the coding sequence ATGAGCAATTATCTCTCCGACCTCCTGGTGAAGCCTGCCGAAATGAGCGCCATCGACGCTGCAGCGGCTGCGTCCGGAATCGATTCCTTCAGCCTCATGGAAAGAGCAGGGGCTGCAGCCGCGGCCGCCGCGCTCAGGCTTTATCCGGGTGCGCTGCGTTTCGTCGCTCTCTGCGGTCCCGGCAACAATGGGGGCGACGCCTATGTCGCGGCAAGGCATCTGCGGGAGAGCGGAGCGACCGTGGCGCTTTTTCATCTCGGCGATCCGGCAAAGCTGAAAGGCGATGCCGCCCGCGCCCGGGCCGGCTGCCTGTTGGAGGGACAAAAGATCGGCCTCTACCGGCCGCAAGACGGCGACGTCGTCATCGACGGTCTGTTCGGAGCAGGGCTCGGCCGCGCGGTGCCGGCCGATGTGGCTGACTTGATCGGGCGCGTCGCCGAGGCCGGTATCGCAGTGCTCGCAATTGATCTGCCCTCCGGCGTCGATGGCCGCACCGGCAAGGTGCTAGGTTCTGCCTTCCGGGCCCGCAACACCGTCACCTTCATGACCCGCAAGCCCGGCCATCTCCTGATGCCGGGCAGGGAGCTTTGCGGCGAGTTGGAGGTCTTCGACATCGGCATTCCCGCTCGCATCATCCGGGCCGGGGCGGGCGGTGCCATCGCCGAGAACACACCTGACGCCTGGAAGGGCGTGCTGCCGGCCGAGCAGCTGGAAACCCACAAATACAAGCGCGGTCATCTGGTCGTTTTTTCAGGCGAGGCCGACAAGACGGGGGCTGCGCGCATGTCGGCGGTCTCCGGCCTGAAGGCCGGCGCGGGCCTGGTGACGATCGCCGCCCCTGAAGCGGCTATGGCCGCCAATGCTGCGCATCTCACAGCCGTCATGCTGCGTGCAGTCGAGGACGAGGCGGACCTGGCAGAGTGGCTCTCCGACAAGCGGTTGCAGACCTTCGTCCTCGGCCCAGGTTTCGGCATCGGCGCGAGAGCCCGCGGCTTCGTCACCGCGCTTGCAGATCGCCGGCTTGTGCTCGACGCCGACGGCATCTCTTCCTTCAAGGACGATCCGCAGCAGCTTTTCGGCCTTTTCCGCGGCGAGCCGCGTCTGGTGCTGACGCCACACGAGGGCGAATTCTCGCGGCTCTTTCCCGATATCGGCAGCGACGAGGCGCTGGGAAAGGTGGACAAGGCCGTAGCGGCCGCCCGCCGCGCCAATGCTGCGATCGTCTACAAGGGCGCCGATACCGTCATCGCCTCGCCGGACGGGCGCGCGCTCATCAATACCAATGCGCCTGCCTGGCTTGCCACCGCCGGGTCGGGTGACGTGCTCGCAGGCATTATCGGCGGCTTGCTCGCTCAGGGCCTGCCGGCCTTCGAGGCCGCGGCCGCGGGCGTCTGGCTGCACGGAGCGGCAGGTCAACGCGCCGGCAAGGGGCTGACGGCGGAAGATCTCCCGGCGGCGGTATTGCCTCTTTAA
- a CDS encoding DUF72 domain-containing protein, translating to MTKSGTIRTGIGGWTFEPWRGHFFPAELKQKEELHYASRQLKVIEVNGTYYSTQKPAVFAKWAADVPDGFIFSLKATRFVTNRRVLAEAGESMERFLSSGISELGDHLGPLLWQFAPTKKFDPEDFEAFLKLLPQKQDGLKLRHVVEVRHDSFKVPEFVALLAKYGVAPVCAEHFEYPMIADVTADFVYARLQKGSDDLPTCYPDKELKAWAKRLETWAEGKVPEDLPLIDGDRQVKAEPRDVYAFMIHEGKVNAPHGAIALQKLLDQ from the coding sequence ATGACGAAATCCGGCACTATCCGCACCGGCATCGGCGGCTGGACCTTCGAGCCCTGGCGCGGGCATTTCTTTCCGGCCGAGCTCAAACAGAAGGAAGAGCTTCATTATGCCAGCCGCCAATTGAAGGTCATCGAGGTTAACGGCACCTATTACAGCACGCAAAAGCCCGCCGTCTTTGCCAAATGGGCGGCCGATGTGCCCGATGGTTTTATCTTTTCGCTGAAGGCGACCCGTTTCGTCACCAATCGGCGAGTGCTTGCGGAAGCCGGCGAATCCATGGAGCGCTTCCTCTCATCGGGCATCAGCGAACTCGGCGACCATCTCGGACCGCTGCTCTGGCAGTTCGCGCCGACCAAGAAGTTCGATCCGGAAGATTTCGAGGCTTTCCTGAAGCTGCTGCCGCAAAAGCAGGACGGACTGAAGCTCCGCCATGTGGTCGAGGTGAGGCATGACTCTTTCAAGGTGCCGGAATTCGTCGCCCTGCTTGCGAAGTATGGAGTCGCGCCGGTCTGTGCCGAACATTTCGAATATCCGATGATCGCCGATGTCACGGCCGATTTCGTCTATGCCAGGCTGCAGAAGGGATCAGATGATCTACCGACCTGCTACCCCGATAAGGAGCTGAAGGCTTGGGCAAAGCGGCTCGAGACCTGGGCCGAGGGCAAGGTCCCAGAGGATCTGCCGCTGATTGACGGGGATCGTCAGGTAAAAGCCGAGCCGCGCGACGTTTACGCCTTCATGATCCATGAGGGCAAGGTCAACGCGCCGCACGGCGCGATCGCCCTACAGAAATTGCTCGATCAATAA
- a CDS encoding GNAT family N-acetyltransferase, giving the protein MTMRLASPGDLETIAALTAAAYRPYTELFGAPPIPVTEDYGPRIQRGEVWLREAGGEAAGLVVVERHRDHLMSFSIAVSPAFQGAGHGLAMLNWLEGKALEWAQPEIRLYTNALMERNIALYSAFGFQETGRRPNPYRPGWVLVDMTKEIVAA; this is encoded by the coding sequence ATGACGATGAGGCTGGCGTCGCCCGGCGATCTTGAAACGATCGCGGCGCTGACGGCAGCCGCCTATCGGCCCTATACCGAACTTTTCGGCGCTCCGCCGATCCCTGTGACGGAGGACTACGGGCCGCGAATCCAACGCGGCGAGGTGTGGTTGCGGGAGGCCGGCGGCGAAGCGGCAGGCCTTGTCGTCGTCGAGCGACATCGCGATCACCTCATGTCGTTCAGCATCGCCGTCTCGCCGGCCTTTCAGGGGGCCGGGCATGGATTGGCGATGCTCAACTGGCTGGAGGGCAAGGCACTGGAGTGGGCACAGCCGGAGATCCGACTTTATACGAACGCGCTTATGGAACGGAACATCGCGCTCTACAGCGCCTTCGGCTTTCAGGAAACGGGTCGCCGGCCGAACCCTTATCGGCCAGGATGGGTTCTCGTCGACATGACGAAAGAGATCGTTGCGGCCTGA